From a single Cyclobacterium marinum DSM 745 genomic region:
- a CDS encoding DNA topoisomerase IB, with protein sequence MKAIREIDDSALCIYRKKWARGFRYLNEEGKPIKDKTTLKRLKNLVIPPMWTDVKICRFEEGHIQATGRDKKGRKQYIYHTIYEQNCQLEKFNSLINFAKALPTIRKKSYKAIQTKEWTKEKVLGLMILILDGYGIRIGNKYYQENNDTIGLTTMRRKHMKIDGDGIIFHYNGKSHIDRSVMIDDAQLISLIKEAADLPGYEIFRYQDENGDFQSIDSDEVNEYLAKNMCAEYSSKYFRTWAACRLAIEYYPVALEEKQKNKRKKFSNILINMVASELGNTPSVCRNYYIHPSIMEKIDSQSLPQPNPFRQSASPYALSREEKLGLQIIEKDSINGK encoded by the coding sequence ATGAAAGCCATAAGAGAAATTGATGACTCCGCCCTTTGCATTTACAGAAAAAAATGGGCCAGAGGTTTTAGGTACCTAAATGAAGAAGGAAAACCTATAAAAGACAAGACAACGCTAAAGCGCTTAAAGAACTTAGTTATACCTCCAATGTGGACTGATGTCAAGATATGCCGTTTTGAGGAAGGACATATTCAAGCAACCGGCAGGGACAAAAAAGGCCGTAAGCAGTACATTTATCATACAATCTACGAGCAAAATTGTCAATTAGAGAAATTCAACAGTTTAATAAATTTTGCTAAAGCACTACCAACTATCAGAAAAAAATCTTACAAAGCTATCCAAACAAAAGAGTGGACCAAAGAAAAGGTGTTGGGGCTTATGATTTTGATCCTCGATGGCTATGGCATCCGGATAGGAAACAAGTATTACCAGGAGAATAATGACACCATTGGTTTAACCACTATGCGAAGAAAGCACATGAAAATCGATGGAGATGGCATCATATTCCACTATAATGGTAAAAGTCATATAGATCGAAGCGTAATGATTGATGATGCTCAGCTTATTTCGTTGATAAAGGAGGCAGCAGATTTACCCGGATATGAAATATTTAGATACCAAGATGAAAATGGTGATTTTCAGTCAATTGACAGCGATGAAGTAAATGAATACCTTGCTAAAAATATGTGTGCTGAATATTCAAGTAAATATTTTCGCACATGGGCTGCCTGCCGCCTTGCCATTGAGTATTACCCAGTGGCACTGGAAGAAAAACAGAAAAACAAACGCAAAAAATTCAGTAATATACTGATAAATATGGTGGCTTCAGAACTCGGTAACACACCAAGCGTATGTAGAAATTATTACATACATCCTTCCATAATGGAAAAAATTGATTCCCAAAGCCTACCACAGCCCAACCCTTTTAGACAAAGTGCAAGCCCCTATGCGCTTAGCAGGGAGGAGAAATTAGGTTTACAAATCATTGAAAAGGATTCTATTAATGGCAAGTAA
- a CDS encoding DUF808 domain-containing protein, with protein MASGFFALLDDIATLMDDVATMSKVAAKKTAGILGDDLAVNAEKSSGFIASREIPVLWAITKGSLKNKIIILPAAFLLSAFLPKIITIVLLLGGLYLAYEGAEKVYEFLAGKKHHETKVVQKNPTKEEVLASEKGKIKSAIFTDFILSVEIVIIALGTVIQEVIWVQILVVSFIAILATAGVYGIVAVIVRMDDFGLKLIAYNEQDNSISDYMGRFLVNALPIVIKGLSIIGTIALMLVAGGIFSHNIDFFHHLLPDFPGILKEFLVGLAVGAVVFIVVSAVLSIWKKIKS; from the coding sequence ATGGCTTCAGGTTTTTTTGCATTATTGGATGACATCGCAACTTTAATGGACGATGTGGCCACCATGAGTAAAGTAGCTGCTAAAAAGACAGCTGGAATTTTAGGAGATGACCTTGCTGTTAATGCAGAAAAATCTTCCGGTTTCATTGCATCTAGGGAAATACCAGTACTTTGGGCGATCACAAAGGGTTCATTAAAAAATAAAATAATTATTCTCCCTGCAGCATTTTTGTTAAGTGCATTTTTACCTAAAATAATTACGATTGTCTTACTACTGGGAGGGCTTTATCTTGCCTATGAAGGAGCAGAAAAAGTTTATGAATTTTTGGCGGGTAAAAAACATCATGAAACAAAGGTTGTGCAAAAAAATCCTACCAAGGAGGAAGTATTGGCCAGTGAGAAAGGAAAAATAAAGTCAGCAATTTTTACTGATTTTATCCTTTCTGTGGAGATCGTAATCATTGCACTAGGTACGGTGATTCAGGAGGTAATATGGGTACAAATATTAGTTGTTTCATTTATCGCCATATTGGCAACTGCAGGTGTATATGGAATTGTGGCGGTTATTGTTAGAATGGATGATTTCGGTTTAAAATTGATCGCGTACAATGAGCAAGACAACAGCATTTCAGATTATATGGGTAGGTTTTTGGTGAATGCACTACCAATTGTAATCAAGGGGTTGTCAATAATTGGAACCATTGCCTTAATGTTAGTTGCGGGTGGTATATTCTCTCACAATATTGACTTTTTTCACCACCTATTACCGGATTTTCCGGGCATACTAAAAGAGTTTTTAGTTGGTCTGGCAGTTGGTGCCGTAGTATTTATTGTGGTCTCGGCTGTCTTAAGTATTTGGAAAAAAATCAAAAGTTAA
- a CDS encoding DUF1328 domain-containing protein yields MVKWTIIFLLLAILAAMYGFGGLAEGASEVAKAFCFIFLGMVIFSIFLNFKRI; encoded by the coding sequence ATGGTTAAGTGGACAATCATATTCCTACTTTTAGCAATCTTGGCAGCAATGTATGGTTTTGGTGGCCTAGCTGAAGGAGCATCAGAAGTTGCAAAAGCATTCTGTTTTATTTTTCTTGGTATGGTTATCTTCTCTATTTTCTTGAATTTTAAAAGAATTTAG
- a CDS encoding DUF421 domain-containing protein: protein MENLFETTWESVGVIFVSALGIYLSVILLTRISGKRSFSKMSSFDFAMTVAVGSIIATTILSSSVNLIEGILGLAAVYFLQISIAIGRRHKLVEILVDNTPLLLMDGQNILHQNLRKARVSESDLRSKLREANVIQLSQVKAVVFETTGDISVLHSSDEQNLDIWLMKDVKRS, encoded by the coding sequence ATGGAAAATTTATTCGAAACCACTTGGGAATCTGTGGGAGTTATTTTTGTTTCTGCTTTAGGAATTTATTTATCAGTAATTTTATTAACCAGAATCAGCGGAAAAAGAAGCTTTTCCAAAATGTCAAGTTTTGATTTCGCAATGACTGTTGCTGTAGGTTCAATAATAGCTACCACTATTTTATCATCCTCAGTAAATTTAATTGAAGGAATCTTGGGTTTAGCTGCTGTATACTTTCTTCAAATATCTATTGCAATTGGAAGAAGACACAAACTCGTAGAGATCTTGGTAGACAATACCCCACTCCTTCTAATGGATGGTCAAAATATTCTTCACCAAAACTTAAGAAAAGCTCGGGTATCTGAAAGCGACCTCCGATCAAAATTAAGAGAGGCCAATGTCATACAGCTTAGTCAAGTTAAAGCTGTAGTATTCGAAACAACCGGGGACATCTCTGTTCTCCATTCCAGTGATGAACAAAATTTAGATATCTGGCTCATGAAAGACGTGAAAAGAAGCTAA